Within Aphelocoma coerulescens isolate FSJ_1873_10779 chromosome 1A, UR_Acoe_1.0, whole genome shotgun sequence, the genomic segment agatcctctgtagcttcggctccagaatcccagtggtcggccacgagtctcaccaggcaccttctgccagaggctccaggacagaccatggctcccggctgcagagtagagcacattcttcacctctggtcctgtcctgactgggccaagggctaccgcatgagcgatttcctgtttgatctgggtgaaggcttgctgctgttcgggaccccagtggaaatcgttcttcttgcgggtaaccaggtagagagggctcacgatctggctgtactcaggaatgtgcattctccaaaaacctatggcgcctaggaaagcttgtgtttccttcttgctggtcggtggagacatcgcagtgatcttgttgacgacctcggtgggaatctgacgtcgtccatcttgccactttactcccaggaactggatctcttgggcaggtcccttgactttgctccttttgatggcaaagccagcttccaggagaatctggatgattttctctcctttctcaaatacttcctttgctgtgtttccccacacgatgatgtcgtcgatgtattgcagatgttctggggcctcacccttttccagtgcagtctggatcagtccatggcaaatggtgggactgtgcttccacccctggggcagtcggttccaggtgtattgcacacccctccaagtgaaagcaaactggggcctgcattctgctgccaaaggaatggagaagaaggcattggcaatgtcaatagtggagtaccacttcgctgctttggactccagctcgtactgaagttccaacatatccggcacagcagcactcaacggtggtgtgacttcattcaggccacggtaatccaccgtcagtctccattctccgttggacttacgcactggccatatagggctgttgaaaggtgaatgggccttgctgaccaccccttggctctccagtttacgaatcatctcatggacgggaaccacagagtctctgtctgtgcggtattgccgacggtgtactgttgctgtggcgattggtacctgttgttcttcaactcttagcagtcccacggcagatgggtcatctgagaggccaggcaatgtactcagttgtctgatatcttctgtctccacagcagctatcccaaaagcccaacgatgtccttttgggtccttgaaatatccatttctgagatagtctatgccgagaatgcacggggcctccgggccagtcacgatggggtgtttctgccactcgttcccagttaaactcacttcagcttccagtacagtcagctgctgggatcctcccgtcaccccacaaatggaaatgggttctgcccccacataccttgatggcatcagagtacattgagcacctgtgtcaaccaaagccgtgtatttttgtgggtcagctgtgccaggccatcggacccacacagtccaaaagacccgattatccctttcctctacctggctagaggcagggcccctctattcctggttctggtgcatgttgctcccttccggtgaatatgttcctgaggtcccttcaagaggatcagtcatactatcattctggtatcgtctggagttctgtgtgtgagagaccggagcaatgttgactctagatgcgcttcttgtggtagttgtccctctttttagttcacgtaccctggctgctaaggaggaggtgggttttccatgccacttactcatgtcttctccatgttcctgaaggaaaaaccagagattacctcgtggggtgtatcctctctccctggttgggggacgccggctcctaatggcagagactcttgttggttctggcgagatctggtaaatctcttccttaagttcctttttcaatttctgatggccttcttcaatcaaactccggacttgctcagctgaaagacttgtttccacggatgagacatgggtgcgaaacggggctgtgacggtgtcctcgtaaatcctcagtttgttcaccaagacgcccaccctgtcctcgccttccctccattgcagcgttgccaggtaacgggagtatatctctggtccaaggcgtgcgaacctcaaccacatctgtgacgtgcactggacaccatctgggctcttaggaaatctctcgtcttctgagaaaatgatctccagcacagccaattccctcaggcaccggataccttgttccattgtgctccatttcccttggtgcacctggaggtcttctttacaaaggtacctgtccctgacacttgtaagcagtcgccgccagaggctgagagtttcttgggttctcccgatcccctggtcaatgaccacatcccgggacagagatcccagctgcctggcctcacttccgtccagaatggtgtcattggctgcagcatcccaaatgcggagcagccaggtcaggatggactcgtttgtctggcgtgtgaattccctccgcaggtcacgcagctcacccagggatagtgaccgagtgatgatctctggctctgcctcttctgctggatgtgaaggtcctgctgcatcctcatcagtcactatgcggactgacttgctttttgatttcttcttctgcacgggggcaactgcaatcggtttgggctgttctggttcagtggtggcttgcatggggacgctgacagtgcttttggttcctttctcctctgagtcagtctgcgtagtcatggacgctgttgttttgtatttggtcccttcctcctctgtgatagtctgtgtagagatggacgctgttgctttgcatttggtttctttctcctctgtgtcagtctgcgtagagatggacgctgttgctttgcatttggtttctttctcctctgtgacagtctgcgtagagatggatgcggttgctttgcgtttggtttctttctcctctgtgtcagtctgcgtagagatggatgcggttgctttgcttttgcttcctttctcctttgtgacagtctgcgtagagatggatgcggttgctttgcttttgcttcctttctcctttgtgacagtctgcgtagagatgggtgcggttgctttgcttttggttcctttctgtgtggcagtctgtgtagacatggtatttgctgctttgctcctttttacctcctcctcaagcagacgttgcaccacactaagtagcgttctgtttctaagcatggtgtacacaatgcaggccatggagaaaaaagagaatagaactgacaagaagattataccatccttaacatccagagggaactcaatattttcaaaaactgctgtgcctggcctgaaaggctggaagaaaccactctctactcctcccaccaggggctgggtgcgattgttgaagagatcccagacagaggagcccagactaggaaagccaaacaaaactgagtgtatattccgaatggtattcattgcctcgcaggttattatgctatagacataataaaccaataaagcaattctcataccagtccctggttttaacaggagtaacacaacaggcagatagttccccatgtgaggaaaaatatagagagcaagatacagaacccatgcagacaagctgagcaccatggtgaataggtttctgttaatacaagattgtaattctgactttctctcagagcaggccccacgttgggcgccaaattatgtgctagtttgaaaacaaaccagtgagaggcaccaagtcagaataacaatttaatggaaattaaagtaaaggaaaagaaagtaaaagaaaatactgacagagtcaagatacaacctgagtccctattaggcagggtagtggtagcagtctggtggaatggtggctgcagtcctctgaagtggtgatcctgtagtagaaggggtctgctcttcctcagaaaatccagcggtggctgtgtagctcctgtcctctggaaatccagtggagtccctttgatgctcagagtcccagttatatccatgatgggatgcttggttcctccctctgggtggagcatctcacaatggggtaatgagtcatgaggccaggtgttgattaggctcgttaacagaagatagtccggagggagttatctctgagtcatgcagcaggacaatgatgggccattaacagaaagatagtctggggggaggaggcaaggaagacactgccccacctgatttcaacagctcatgaggatggtaatagaatacacctcaacccaggacaaaaGCATATTCTAAAGTCAGAAAGAATTAAAGCATTGCCTGTTCTGCATGTCTGTTGGACAGCTTAGGGTTATGCACTTAACTCTTCAGGACATCTTTTCTGTGACATTTCTTTACTTCCAGCATGATCTTGCCATGTGACAGCTCCCCTGTCAAGTTGAACAAAAATAAAGGGGCTCTTTGTGGTGAAGGAAGATGGTACACAGCATACACATGGATAGGCAGTAGAGTTGTTTTTGTGGAATCACCTCTAGCTTTGAGTCAAAGATTTGTGGAGATACTTGATCAAAAGTGCAGTTACTAATTAGTATTAGTATTCAGCTCTGCCTGGTCATATTAACCGTCAGCTGTATCAGCTCCACGTGTACCATGCTCTTTATTTTGAAGCTGTCACAGCTGCCTTGTGTACTGCTGCAGGGATTTACAACATGAAACCGTGGTGAACAAGGAGGACTTTCTCTGTTACTGTGTTTGTCTGCAATGCAGAGCTCACTGTAAGCAAGGGTTTGGTGTCCAAAGTGTGACCAAGGTGGACAGGACTTTACAGGGCTGCCTAAAAGGAAATGTGCATGTGTGTAGGGAGGGAAGTGATTCATTTTGACACTGTTTGTTTCATAGCCTTGGAAGTCTTTTCCTTTAGTAACTCTGTGCTTACTCAAAATGTCACAAAGAGAAAAGTAAAGGTTGGAAGCGTAAATCAAAGAAAAGAGCGAGGCCAGGGAGGATTCTAGCAATGAAAAAAGAACACTGAACAACTTTTGGTCAGCTAGCAGAGTTGTGTCGGGGTACATTTTGGTTCTGTGCTTCTTGGAAACTGCTTTGTCTAGTACTCATGTTAACTCCTTGTGAAAGCTGTTATTCCATGGTGGCTGCACTGTTCTGTGTTGTGTCATGTTCAAGCACCTGACCTCTGTTGAAGAGGTTGAGGCTGGACTTGTTTACTTGTCTTACATAGCTTTTACAAGAGTGATTTTTtgcttgtattttcttttttttcttcacctgAGAGCATTGTAAGGCAGTATATTTTATCATCATACACCAACTAAGCATCATAAAGCTGGTAATATCTACAGTGAgtttcaggaggaaaaaatgaaTTGGGACTGCTTGAGAGAATAGTATCTGTTATATTGCAAAACATTGTGCACAGAATCTGTAAAAAAAAGCATATAATCACAGCACTCATTTGGTTAGGTGTGATTAGTGGTACAGTGGTATTGTCTCTGAGCATTAACTCTTGTAGTTGTGCTTTTCAGATCAGCACCTTCAAAATTTGTCAAGTCAGTGCATCAGAACTTGAAAAGTTGTGTCAAGGAGTTTAGCAAACAGACCAGGGAGAAGGGGATAAGTTCAGCAGTTTATCACCTCTGGAAAGTGGTGTTAGACACTGGGAAACAGATAGGTGAACTATTCCTGCAAGAGCTTCCATGGGTTACTGAGTTCAGGGTTACAGATCTAGTTGCAATTGAGCTGTGTACTGTATCATTTGTCCAGCACTCTGTACTGTGTatgcttgtttttattttaaactggtCCCTGGTGTTTAACTGGATGCAATTCCTGCCCCCCCGCCTTGTTAATATGTGTTGCCAGTAGGTTCCAGCAGCACTGCCTAGACACTCCCATATGAAAATATAATGATCAGGTGTGATAGATAACTCAAGGACGAACCCTTTGTGTGTACCCTTGAAAAGTATTCTGCTGCAATTTTCTGTGATTTCCTTTAATAATTCAGCTCTGAATGCTGTTAATCCAGTCTCGATGTTTCAGAGAAGTAATCAACCTTTTGTCTGCCAAGCTCATCAGTGGTTGGAAAAGCTTATATGTAGATCTTCTCTGTAACCCAAGAGTGCTTTTGTGAGAGAGTATTTTGTTTGTTGAAATATGTTGTGAATTCTcagctttttctcctttgtgtttGAACCTGGCCATTACTACGTGAACTCTGGGAGCTGGAGGAGTGAAAGCTTTATTACAGGTGGCCTGTAGAGGGCTGTGAATAAAGATGGCAATTGTGTAATGAAGCAATTTGTCACTGACTGCTAACAGGCCAGACTTTGGATGAATGGTGGACTATGTAAATATAACATGTTAGCAAGTTCTTGTTATTGATACCAGGTCCACATTTGCCTTATGGAAAAGGGAATACCTCTTCATCTCTTGTGTCACTTATTTCTGATATGAGATGGAGGATCTGGTCCGTGAAACAGAGTAGATCTTCTAGTGACCTTAATactaagaaataataaaatcagaGGAAATGAAGTTATactaaaggaaagcaaaacaccTAAAATTATGTAAGATTTTCCCCTGCATTGTTCTCCTTGTTACCCTTTCTGGTATGTTTGCTTTGTGAGACCATTAGCTGCTATGCACTGTAGCCTTGCACAGGTAAGAGGGAGCCACTTTCTGCTCTTCCACGGGGCTCACTAGAGTGCTCCTGTAGAGAGACGTGTCAGTGCAGTGAGAGGAGCTTGTGTTGTCCTGCTCATTTCCCAGGAATGAAGATTTCACAAGAAATCTTACTATTTATGCTGACTTGCTTGTGGAGGTTTGTTACTTACTGGGATGCTTTGTCTTCACCCTTGAATTCTGGGCGTTGTCTCCAGAAATACTCTGTGTGAGGTTTGCTCATAGCAATCTTACTACTTGTGTTGATCTGTTGtgttttggcttttgtttttctctccctcttgaTTTAGATGAGAGATCCTTGGAACAgcagaatttttcctttttctcaacGGTGCATGAAAGCATATCAGGCAGCAGGACACAAACAGCCTTAGCAAAAAGTACTTTGGAGTCCCAAGAAAGTAATTTGCTTCAAACAGTTTTATCATCAGTTGCTGCTTCCTTTGATGGGACTTTACCTAGCCAAGAAGAAACAGCCAGGATTTCAGAAGGGAGAAGTACGCCGTTGGTAGATGTCTCTGTAACGAGCAATGAGGCATTCCTAAGTGATGATGAATTTATTAGCTCCTTTTCAAAGGCACAGTGGACTCCTCCAGTGAAGTCTTTTGCAGTTTTAGCAGATCATCACTCAGTTAATACAGTAGAGCCATCAAGAGAAATGTTAGAAACTGTGTTGCTAACACCTTCATTATCTGTCCTTTCTTCACCGTATGATATCTCAGaaacagcacagcagaagaCTCCGTTGAGTGCTCTCCCTGAACGCAGCTACACTCTTATGGAACTAAAGCCTTTTGTACCAGATCGTGAAATGCTAACAGCAGGCAGAGACTTGCTGTTGTACCCTCCAAATACAGCTGTTCCTTTCACTTCCATTCCTTCAGAGATGGGACTTGTGGCACAGGAAAACATTACTGCAAGTTTAACAGCTCTGCCTTTTGGGACTGCCTCAGAGGGATTGCCTCTTCATCTCAAGCTGCTGGGTGAAACCAGCCCTGGGGCCCCAGATGCCACAGCACAACGTGCAGACCTGTATGGTGATGTTTACACCCATGTGAGTAGCAGGGCAGCAGAATCTCTCAGTCGAAGGACCTACTCCCCTCCAAGCATTCCGTGGGCCACACCAGCTTCAGCAGCCAGTGCTGAGCCTGCTTTTTCTCCTATTAGTCTTCCACTTGTGTCTTTCCCTCTTGACTCAGCTGCCATTTCCCTGAACTCTAATACAGTTCTTAATGCCAACGCGTTTACACGTGAGTTCTCCACTGCAGCACCAAATTTGCCTGCTGGTTCAGAAATAGCAAGTCAATCAGAGCTTGTCAGTGAGCTCAAGAGTCCAGTGCCTTACACAAGATCATACAGTTACTGTCTGTATTGTGACTCAGTGTCACTTCTGCCAGAAACAGGCTTTTCCCCAGAGCATGATGTGGGCTCAGGCGATTATGTTGAAACTTTGACCGTCAAAGCCTCTGAAGTACAAGGCATAACTCCATTTACAACTATAATTACTGACGGCTATGAATTAGAGGAACCTACACCTGAGATTTTTGATACTTCTTTTCCATCAAGACCAGttgtttcactttcttcaaGATTCGCAGAATTCCCTGATTCAAGCATGTTTTTAATAAGCACTACAGACACTAGAACACCTATAACAATATCTCCTTCTTACCATCTGCTCCCTGGGGAAACATCAGTGAACATCTCTGTTTCCCAGGCCCTTCCTGTTCTGGAAACAATTTCTTTGACTCCTAGCGCTCGTGTAGAACCTCCTGGTGCCACCACTGTTCTTTTGGACTCTACTGTCATCCAGAGTGAGCCAGTAGCATTGTTTGCAATCAGTAGGACAACCTTGCTGGAATTGCCAGAATTAATGCCGTCAGAATCTGTGGTTTTGCTTGGCAAGACGTCTACAAGGGATGACCCGtctttaaatatttcagattttccATCCAATCTTTTATCAACACCATTTCTTATTGAATCTAGCTACTTGTCTTTATCACTGACCATGCTAAATTCTTACTCTGTCCTGCAGAGTGATTTATCAACACTCTTACCTCAGACCTTGTTGACTGGGACATCAGTACTTTCTCTGGATGTTACCAGCTGGGACTTAGCTACCGCTGTCAGCTCTGCCGCTGACACCGAGGTTTCTCAGTTACATCTTGGCCCAACATCATACTTTTATTCAAATGCATCATCCCTTCCAGATGCGCAGGTTTCTGAAATAACGCCATCATCAGATTTTCACTTAGAGTCATCCGTGTTTCTGGAAGCATCCTCGGTACTGCCAGTGGGCTCTGAAGTTGTGTTTACCTCAGCTGCCACAGGAGCTACCTCTCAGTTGGAGCCTTCACTCTCCATCTCTCACTCTGTGGTTCCTACCCTGGTGCTGCCCACTTCCGACACCCAGTCTGTTACCAGCAGCATCTTGCTCAGTGAAACGAATCTGATCTCTTCGTTTACTACCTTTCCAGCAACTCCTGTCTTAAATGTATCTTCATCTCTACTTTCAACTGCTCTGGGTTCTGATGAGGATATTGGTGCTACAGTTAACCCCACGCTGCTTTTAACATCTGGCAGCAAGGGCAGCatccccacagcctttcctcccacagACCCTGACAATCTCACATCAGATGCCGACACCATCAGCGTGATGCCCTTTCCTACAGCATCTCTGTCTGTGACCTCGTCGTTTGCTCCCACACAATTTCCTCCGACTGCTAGCCCTCCTCCTGGATATGAACTTCCATCAGGAAGCAGTGTAACTTCTGGTGCTGATGCATCAGCTCCTTCTACCACTGTCACCAGTGCTACAGGCAGCCCGGGGACGTTCTCCTCCACCCCTCTGAGGACCACTACTCTATCTGAAGTGATGGTTGTAACCTCTGCCATGACTACTACCAGGCACCCGTATGTCTGCGACATCACTGTTCCTGATGCCTACTTAGTCACTGCGGGTAAGATATtcccaacattttcattttgtttttcagaagccACTGTAATACGACCCCCTAGCTGAATTGCAGATTTTGAATTAACTAAGTGAACCTTTCAGAGAAACACAGCGTAAATTTAGACAAAGAGCTGTAAAAGCACTGATTTATCATTTACTGTTAAAAATAATAGCATTCACTTGAACAAAGTCCATTGTGATAGGAAGTTACAAATACATTACACTGCACAGAGAATGAAATTGTCTTCTAAAATTGCTGATGTATGCATGCAAGTGTGCTGAGTTAGAGGCGGCTTTATCATTTCATCGGTTGTAAATGAATGTTCCTGTCATGGGACTGTTCTGCCAAATTGTTTAATGTTCTGACTGAGTAAGTTTCTCCTTTCAGTTGTTGCTGCTGTTTATTAAATAAACACCTGCATGTGAGGTAATGTAATATGTAAGAGCAGAATTGGCTTAAAAAACTTTTGGGTTTCGCTaccatttttataattttaccGTACTAGCCTATGTTTGTATCTTACCTCCTCCCATACTTACCTTCAATTGGATTTGGTGTGTTTGTAACCAGAAAAAGTGACATTAGTGTGTTTCAAAATTAATTGTCTTAGCATCTATGTTTGCTTTTCTGgtgttttcctgcctcttcctAGCTTGTTAACAAAACAATACCAGCAAACTAATccaaggcagctgcagaagtgCTGCATTTTCATGGTGAGCAATATTTTTTACCCTTAAGATTTAGTAGtaagaaataaagcagaataaGCATAATCTCATCCTCCAGATATGCAGGTGATCTAGCTATGCTAGTGATGaggaaaactttttttaaaggtgTAATTTGACTAGTTTTGTAGGCAAGTTACTGATGGAAAGTAAATGCAGGATGACAACATGATGCTTTTCAGTTGTTTGCTTAACCCATAGTCACGGTGTTAAGTGTGACTGTAACAGACATGACATCCATTGGGATGTGGGGATTTTAAAGCTCTTTCTTACTCTGTGGATTTCCCTTTCATTAATTAATGTCAtgtttgtttactttttatttaagaGAAAAGTAGATGCATATTTTCTGTGGCTTTTTTCTGACCTTATCTGCATTCCATGCATTGCCTACAAAACTTTTAATTATGTTGTGATAGCAGGCTCACTCACAAGTCAGACCAAATATGCTGCTACTTTCCCATTTGAATGCATCAGTGGCTCTTTAAAAGTTTCATTTATCAGAATGCTAAAGACATTAGCtatggaaaagcaaaacaagagaaaggaaataaacGTATAGTTCCTTAAACTTTACAGTCACTTTTTAGGATACAGTCACACCTTTACCCGTGTCCTTGTTGTTCATCTTACCTGTTTGATGCAGCTGATCTCTGTGCCTGCTTTTTCATGCACTGCACAATTGAAAATGCAACTTTGAATCAAAACCCAAGAGATGAAGCTAAAGTGTATTTTCTGACTGACATTAATTTCTAGTGCTGGCCCGAAGAGCTGTTCTACGAAATGTCAGTGAATCCATCAGACAAGTACTCAGAGTTCAGTTCAGGAGATCAGTAGAGCTAGAGGTAAGTGATATGAAGAGTGTACAACTACTCTTTGATCAATGTAATACAATAGTGGGTTTAGTTCACAAGCTAAAATAGTAATTCAAACAGTCCGTAGATACTGTATTAGAGACAGCTTTATTTTAACGTA encodes:
- the KIAA1549 gene encoding UPF0606 protein KIAA1549 homolog isoform X3, which codes for MEGMTRFVVAAARWRPALPALLPLLLAVPALRGSPAADERSLEQQNFSFFSTVHESISGSRTQTALAKSTLESQESNLLQTVLSSVAASFDGTLPSQEETARISEGRSTPLVDVSVTSNEAFLSDDEFISSFSKAQWTPPVKSFAVLADHHSVNTVEPSREMLETVLLTPSLSVLSSPYDISETAQQKTPLSALPERSYTLMELKPFVPDREMLTAGRDLLLYPPNTAVPFTSIPSEMGLVAQENITASLTALPFGTASEGLPLHLKLLGETSPGAPDATAQRADLYGDVYTHVSSRAAESLSRRTYSPPSIPWATPASAASAEPAFSPISLPLVSFPLDSAAISLNSNTVLNANAFTREFSTAAPNLPAGSEIASQSELVSELKSPVPYTRSYSYCLYCDSVSLLPETGFSPEHDVGSGDYVETLTVKASEVQGITPFTTIITDGYELEEPTPEIFDTSFPSRPVVSLSSRFAEFPDSSMFLISTTDTRTPITISPSYHLLPGETSVNISVSQALPVLETISLTPSARVEPPGATTVLLDSTVIQSEPVALFAISRTTLLELPELMPSESVVLLGKTSTRDDPSLNISDFPSNLLSTPFLIESSYLSLSLTMLNSYSVLQSDLSTLLPQTLLTGTSVLSLDVTSWDLATAVSSAADTEVSQLHLGPTSYFYSNASSLPDAQVSEITPSSDFHLESSVFLEASSVLPVGSEVVFTSAATGATSQLEPSLSISHSVVPTLVLPTSDTQSVTSSILLSETNLISSFTTFPATPVLNVSSSLLSTALGSDEDIGATVNPTLLLTSGSKGSIPTAFPPTDPDNLTSDADTISVMPFPTASLSVTSSFAPTQFPPTASPPPGYELPSGSSVTSGADASAPSTTVTSATGSPGTFSSTPLRTTTLSEVMVVTSAMTTTRHPYVCDITVPDAYLVTAVLARRAVLRNVSESIRQVLRVQFRRSVELEVYKVSPKFAFLVTSGPFVYTAIAVINVLMNSSLLRGEAPMILSLHPSFTVPDNRFQVQTVLQFVPRNVDIGFCNFSQRIERGLTMAFLEVNKHQEFYNFTVQILNITLSRPGVAFRQGPVSIVFAIRDKYGFLNGSEVSEQLRNLSVVEFSFYLGFPVQQIAEPFHYPKLNVSQLMKSSWVRTVLLGVVDQRIQEEVFRAEMERKLAHLLNEALVRGRIWRRASFAGSNIVQIVNVSRLVGVDNPVELIYFVEDQDGERLSALKCSDLMNRVDIQRAAIILGYRIEGSVAQPVEKMKESASETQNSNLWIIVGVAVPVAVVLLIVIILYWKLCRTDKLEFQPDTMSNIQQRQKLQAPSVKGFDFAKQHLGQHNKDDVLIIHEPAPLPGPIKDTTPSENGDVPSPKSKTSTKPSKTVRHRGRISPSDAESTASEQSSGRETGEEGARPSTAANEGKPRRAVKKGPPQTSSGNEQHSSASIFEHVDRMSRSSDASRRVPSKIQLIAMQPMAAPPIQNSVLSDRVAETNKINKEIQTALRHKSEIEHHRNKIRLRAKRKGHYEFPVVDDVVVVDSKEQHRIYRKAQMQIDKILDPGGSVPTVFIEPRKSSRAKRSPKQRRRHQINGSPIDAEKDRLITTDSDGTYKRPPGVNNSAYISDPDLPPEPQTSSSADLGKFPGLPSHPVSQYVPPQPSIEEARQTMHSLLDDAFALVAPSSQAANSTAVAPPGVSAGQPRYMEFGMTPPPAPGLLPRQNFGPGFLQPAELMHGEQPPPEVQYSSRGIYSEEMPSVARPRPVGSTADAYAWTPRIFLLTSIPDAEDFSQAALSTSCSASTQQPSGPGPLLHHQFH